AACTCTTTATGAAGCAGTCTGTTGTGGAATTCTCTGCTTTAACTCAACTGAGCGAAGATCGAATCACAGACTATCTTTCTCTCCTTTTTCTTGCTTCGAGCAGGAAAATCTGGCTTTTCCAGAGTGAGCTTTTCGGAGAATTGTATATTTATCCCGGAGAAGAATCCGGGTTTTCCACGGAAGGCAACCCGCCTCTTTTCCATCAAATAAAACAGGGTTTAACAGGAGATCTTTCAGAGCCTGGAGAAGCCGGGCATCCTGAAGTTTTTTCCTTTGAATCGGAATATACAAACTCGGACTCTTCTGAAGAAGCAAGTTAACTTACCTGATGAATAACTTAATCCTTTTTTCTGGTCGTGAAATTTATGAGTGAGCTTGAAATTATCGAAGCGGCTCTTTTTGCTGCGGGCAGGGCAGTAAGCCTTGAGAAACTTATGAAAATTACCGGAAAGCCGAAAAAGAATGTGTCTTCGGCGGTGCAGGAGCTGATGGAGGCTTACTCTTCACGGAACTCAGGCATCGAAATTCTGGACCTTGGAGACCGCTACGTCATGCAGGTCAAGCCGGAATACTCCGAACTTATGAGGGATGTTGCCCCAAAAGAACTCTCAGCCCCTAAACTCCGGACTTTATCCATGATTGCTTATCATCAGCCCCTGCTCCAGTCCGACCTTATTGAAATGAGGGGCAGCGGAGCCTACGACCATATAAAAGACCTGATTGAGAGAGGTTTTGTCGATTCCGTGCCCTGCGGGAGGAGCAGACAGCTTTCCACAACCCCGCTATTTGCAGATTATTTCGGGCTTAAAAAGAACGACCCTAAAGCCATAAAGGAAAAAATTATTGATCTATTAAAGGCACAGGGCGGGCAGAGCGAAATCAACCTCTGGGTAGGGAGAAAAACCATTGCTGTGACTCCGATGTATGAGTCCCTTATGGGCATGTGCGGGATTAAAGATTATTTTGTTGCGAATGCTTATTGCCCTTCTAAAGAGGAGATTTCTCGCCTGCTTGAGGCCGATGTGCTTGTGGTCACTGCAGGTTATCTTGATACTGTGAAGCAGCACTGTGATGGTGAGATCCTTGAGGTGCGCTCAACAACTTTTGAAGACCTTGTTGAGGCGATCTCTTTAATCTCAGAAGAACTTTCCGATGAAGTGGATCCCAAAGTTGTGGACGAGACTCTCCGGAAGATTCGGGAGACCAGGGAAAGATATGTAGCTTCAGCCCTGCTTATTGAGAGGAAGGTAAAGCCTGCAACTGATATGGTCTCAAGGATCGTTAATGATCTTAATATAAGGATTTCTACGGACGGCATCCTTGTGTCTCCTGATTACGGGACTTCAGGTGAGGGAGTGAATATAGGGAAAGGGGCTAAAATTCTGGTACCAACTCACCGCAGTGTAGAAGGAGATCTTCTTGAAAGAGTCTGCAAAAAATATGATTCTATCCTTGAAGGTTTAAAAAATTCTGAAGATTGACGGTTTTCAAAGCAGATGCGGATGCCTTTGTCTCCTTTAATTTTTTTCATTTAACTGGCGCCCATAATTTAAGCTTTTCTGTCGCATTTATATTCTTTATATATAGTATTTATATACTATGCGAGGCATTTAACTATAGCTTTATATAGTGGTTAGAGGATATTACTCTTGCTTTATATACTGAGGGTTGACTAATGAGCGAATCTAGCATCAAAATTGAAAACGTGGTCGCATCCACCAAACTCGCAGAAGAGTTTGATTTAACTTTGATCGAATCCCAGTTCGAAGGGGCTGAGTATAACAAACAGAAGTTCCCCGGGCTTGTCTACAGAGTTTCAGACCCTAAAGCTGCTTTTCTGGTCTTTACTTCCGGAAAGGTTGTCTGTACAGGAGCAAAAAACGTTGCCGACGTGCACACAGTTATTGGCAATATGGCAAAAAAGCTGAACAGCATCGGGATCAAAACAATAGAAAACCCGCAGATTACTGTCCAGAATATAGTTGCCTCAGCAGACCTGCACACTATCCTTAACCTCAATGCAATTGCAATCGGGCTTGGACTTGAGAACATCGAATACGAACCCGAGCAGTTTCCGGGTCTTGTTTACAGGATTGATGAACCCAAGGTGGTCGTCCTTATTTTCAGTTCCGGAAAACTTGTAGTTACAGGCGGAAAGTCCCCCGAAGACTGTGAAAGGGGTGTAGAAGTAGTCCGTCAACAACTCGATAATATGGGACTTTTATAAGATCCCTTATATCTTTATATCTATTGTATTCATTTTAATCTGCCTCCCTGCGGAAGGGGCATGGATAGAATATTCAGTACAAAAACGGATTCTGCGGTATGCGTAGAGGCTCCGACGAAGGATATGTGTGAAACGTGAATTACACGGACGTTTGCATTCTCATTCCTACCCTTAACGAAGCTGCAACGATAGGGGATCTCATTAAAGATTTCAAGAAAGTAGGGTTTTCCAATATTCTTGTAATCGATGGAAACAGCAAAGACGGGACAGCGCAGATTGCAGAGTTGGAAGGTGCAAGAGTTGTCTTGCAGACCGGAAAGGGCAAGGGTCAGGCAATGATCCAGGCTTTCGAACTCATCGAAAGTCCCTATGTAATAATGGTTGACGGAGATGGGACTTATCTTGCAAAAGAAGCTCCTTCCCTTCTTGAGCCGATTCTGGTAGGAAAAGCCGACCATGTTATAGGTAACCGGCTGGAGAAATATTCCCCTGGGGCTTTTACAAAGCTAAACCTGGTTGGCAACCGCCTGATAAACTTGCTTTTTGATATCGCTTACGGAGTGCAGTTAAGAGATATTCTTTCAGGCTACCGTGCATTCACGCTCGATAGTATTAGAGAACTGGAACTTAATAAGACCGGTTTTGAAATAGAAACCGAAATCTCTGTTGAGTGCATCCTGAAAAAACAGTTAGTCGAAGAGGTGCCGATTACTTACCTCCCCAGAAGTGAAAAAGGAGAAACCAAGCTAAATCCTGTAAAAGATGGAATAAGAATCGGGTCTACCATCTACAGGCTTGCAAAAGTGCATAATCCTATGTTCTATTTCGGGATTATTGGTTTTGTCTTTATTATGGCGGGTTTGCTTACGGGAACCTATGTGGTAATCGAGTGGCTAGATGGAACCACCCGTATTCCCCTTTCGGTTCTCACGGCTCTGTTTATTATATTCGGTCTTCAGATGTTTATCTTCGGGATGCTCAGCGACCTTATAGTAACTCTTCACAGGCAAACGGTTAGCTTAATCCAGGAGAAAAACAAGCAGAGAGAAATAACAAACAGGGAAAAAATAATAGATGGAGAAGATGGTAAGTAAAGAAATAATCAGGAAATGATCCGGAAATCTCTCAATTTCCTGGTAGCCTGCTAGCAGCCTCCTGGCCGTCTCCCGATTTTTTCAAATTTTTCTCGGACCTCTTTGAAGGATATTTTAAATAGATATCATTTTTGCATTCAATTCATCAAAAAAATCGTTGTGGACATTTTTGAAATTGTATTGTCCATCTATTGTTTTAATTGAAAAATTCCCTTTGTCCTTGCTAACATCAATTATATTACTTAGATGAATCTTGATATAATCAAAATGCTCGTCTGATGGATAATATTTTGTAAATAATTGTTCGTACTTCAATTTTATCAGAAAATCGTTAATAAGCCTGAAAAAGAGAAAGGAAAATAGTAGCAGTAAAAATAAAATAATTAGCATTGAAAAAATAGCCCAACCAAGAAAATATGGAAATTTTTTACCAAATTCATCGTATAATATTGTTATAAAATTGCTCGATGCACCTGTAAGTATCAGTATAATTACATACTCAAAATATCGATAAACTCTTTTTATTTCGTGTTTTGAAATAAACAACAAATCATCCATAAGAATGAGAGAAACATCTATACTTGATCCAAGAACAATCATCCGACATCTATAGTATTTGACGAATTCTTCAGAACTCATTAAATCCCCATACAAAAAAATAATAGTAGGTAAGGGAGAATAATTCCATCCCAAAGTTTTTCTTACCAGACAATGCTGAAACTGTATATTTCACATATCCCCAATCATCGAGGTCCCACGGGCCAGCATCACTACATGCATATCCGACCCCATATGTACTCTCTGATCCAGTTACTTTTAAATAAACTATATATTGATGGCCGTCTTGCAGGTAGTAAGTACCTCCTACACTAAAATTGTTATCCATTCTGTCATATTCGATAAGACCAGCTGAGCCATCAAATATTGTCACGGAGTTAAGGTAAGTCTTATCTGTAACATAATCCTGCCTTTGGGCGCGTGAGGTTCAAATTGATTTGGTAGGTCCGTTTGAATCCCATAAAGTTCCTTATAATGTAGCTCACTTATAAGTTCTTCTAGCCAAACCATCAAACTTATCTTATCTCTAAAACAAATTTACTTGTTTACAACTCAACTTAACTTCAAACTATCTTTATAAAAAACTTATTTTAATCGCAAGCTTTATATTTTCGCTATCAACTGGCACTCAAGTAAAGTAAAATTGATTTAGGTTAAAGTTAGTTTTTTAAATAGTGTTATATATAATTACTTTCCTTCTATGTTCTAACTCACAATCCCTTTACTTACGTATGAAATCTTCACGATAATCTTACAGACAAATGAAAGCTTGAGGTAATAAATATGACAATTGTGGAAGATGCACAAAAAGGTATTATCACCGAAGAGATGAAGATCGTCGCAAAGGATGAAGGACTTGACCCTGAATTCGTCCGCCGCGGTGTTGCAGCCGGAAGAATCGTTATTCCAACCTCCCCTTACAGACAGGTTAAGATCTGCGGTATCGGAGAAGGGCTCAGGACCAAAGTCAATGCTTCTATCGGTGTATCCTCGGACATTGTGGATCCAGAGATGGAAGTCAAAAAAGCAATCGCTGCAGAAAAAGCAGGTGCTGACACTCTCATGGAGCTCGGGACCGGTGGAGACTTCCTTGCAATCAGAAAAAAAGTCATTGACAGCATTTCCCTTTCAGTCGGATCAGTTCCCCTTTACCAAGCTTTCATTGAAGCTGCCAGAAAGTACGGTTCAATCGTCCACATGACAGAAGACGAGCTCTTCAACGCAACAGAAGCCCAGGCAAAGCTCGGAACCAACTTCATGGCAATTCATACCGGGATCAACAACATCACCCTTGACAGGCTTAAAGCCCATGGAAGGTACGGCGGACTCTGTTCCCGTGGCGGCGCCTTCATGAGCTCCTGGATGCTCCACAACGAAAAGGAAAACCCTCTTTTCGCAAACTTCGATTACCTCGTTGAAATCCTCAAGGAACACGAAGTCGTCCTCTCGACAGGAAACGGAATGCGTGCGGGTGCAGTCCATGATGCAACCGACCGTGCCCAGATCCAGGAATTGATCATCAACTCCGAGATGGCTGACAGGGCACATAAGCAGGGCCTGCAGGTCATTGTAGAAGGTCCTGGCCACGTTCCACTTGACCAGATCGCAACCAACGTGAAGCTCATGAAGGAAATGAGCGGTCACAAACCCTTCTACATGCTCGGTCCTCTCGTTACTGACGTTGCTCCAGGCTACGACCACATCGTAACCGCAATCGGTGCATCTGTCTCTGCCTCCTACGGCTGTGACTTCCTCTGCTACGTAACACCCGCAGAGCACCTTGCACTCCCGAACCTCGAAGACGTCATCACCGGTGTCAAGACCTCCAGGATTGCAGCCCACGTCGGAGACATGATAAAGTATCCTGACAGGGCAAGACAGTGGGACCTTGATATGGGCAGAGCCAGAAGGGAACTCGATTGGGAAAAGATGTACTCCCTTGCAATCGACCCCGAACACGCAAGAGCAGTCAGGAACAGCAGGGCACCCGAAGATACAGATGCATGCACGATGTGCGGAAACTTCTGCGCTCTGAAGATCGTCAACCAGAACTACAACCTTGCAAAATAAGCTTAAAAAAGTAAAGTAAGGCCTCAGGGCTTTACTTTTTCACCTTTTCTTTCATCCTTGCAAATTGATTCTGCAACTTTCAGCAATTCATCTTTTTCCAGGGAAGCGGTAAGGCTCAGTTCAACATCCCCTATTTTCCACCTCAGGATTTTCATGTTCTCGAAGGCAAGGTATTTTCCATCCTTCCCGTTAATGGTAATGTCTTCTGCAGTATTCATTATTGCAGCATCTGGGGCCTGGCTTTCGTATACGGTTTCCGTGATCACTATATTTTCTTCTCCTTTTTTGTAGGTCAGGACGACCTTTTCAGCAGCCTGGCCTTCAGGGGTCGTCTCGCTGGTATTGTAGGCTGTAGCATAGCTGAACTCGCAACCTTCCGGCAGGTACTCAGGGATCAGGATTTCAAACCCGACACGCTCCTCAGCTTCTTTGAGGCTTAATTCTTCAGGGAGTTCAATCTCTTCGAGGTCCATGGTCTTTATGGTTGCCCCTTCCGGGATTTTGAACATAAACTCGGAATCCGGAATCCCGGTGTTTACTTTCAGGTCCCGGATTTCTACTTTTGAAATCAGCGTCTTACTGCTTTCATTGCTATCGTACATCTCGTACCCGAGGAACATCCAGGTTTCTTTGTCTATCCAGACTTTCATACTGTATTCAGGGGTCTGTTCTCCTGTCTTTTTCGGAATCGCCTCGAGCAGGTAGGCTTTCCTTCCTTCAACTTCCTCTGTTCCCAGCAGGGATACGTTCGTATCATTAAAGGTGGTTTTTATGAGTAAGAGGTAGTCGTTTTCAGTTAATTCCGGGGTCTTGGGAATTTTTGTTTTCATGACCGTATTCGTTCCCTTGGCATAGGTCCACCTGAATTCCCCATCCGATAGCACGAGCGTCTCTTCTTCTTCTCCCGGCTTTTCTACGAAGTTTTTCATCATGTGTGGTTTTTTGTACATTGTCTTAAATTCGTTTTCCACAACCTTCTCCCCGATGTAGTAGGTCATGTGCATCGTATACGAGTAATCTTCAATGCTGTTCTGTTTCTCCAGCAACTGGGCTGCAATCTCTTCGGCATTCGGTTCTTTTTCCGTACAGCCCGATGCGAAAAGGGCCAGAATTACGAGGGCCAGCAGGAATAGCATTTTCTTTGTTGACATATTCCTCACCTTTTTCCGGCTTTAACTGCCATTAAATGAGTTTTTCAGGCATTTTCCCGCAAGGATTCCGCAATTCTCAGCATTTCGTCTTTTTCCAGGGAAGAGGCAAGGCTCAGTTCAATATTCCCTATTTCCCAGTTCAAGATCTTCATATCTCCCAGGGTAAGGTACTTCCCTTCCTTCCCATTGATCGAAACTTCTTCTGCAGAATTCATGATTGGAGCTTCCGGAGTCTCGGTTTCGTACACGGTTTCCGAAAGGGAAATGATGTCTCCCTCCTCGTTTTCGTATGTCAGGGAAACCGTCTCGAAGGCCTGGTTTTCAGGGGCTATCCAGCTGTTATTGGAAACCATCGAATAGTTGAAGGCATACCCTTCTGGGAGGTATTCCGGAACCAAGATTTCAAATCCCGCAGATTCTCTGGCTTCTTCTAAGGTCATTTTTTCGGGAAGTTTAAATGAGTCGAGGTCCACTGTCTTTACGGTTGCCCCTTCCGGCACCTCGAATACAAATTCGGAGTCCTGGATGCCTGTATTAATTTCCAGGTCGTGGATCTCGAGTTCCATCACCAGGTCTCCGTCACTGTCATACATTTCATACCTGAGAGGCATCCAGGTCTCTTTGTCCACCCAGATTTTCATCCCGTCTGCAAGCTTGAATCCCTCTTCCTCTTCTTTTGGGCTGGTCTCAAGCAGGTATGCGGGCCTTCCGTCGATTTCCTCCATACCAAGCAGGGAGACATCCGTTTCGTTCAGGAACTCATCAATAATTCCTACGTAATCTATCTCCCCCAGTATCGGGGTATCCGGCATTTCCATTTTCGTGACCGTATTTGTTTTGGGGTCATAGGTCCAGATAAATTCTCCATCCGAAACTACAATGGTGCCTGCTTCTTCTTCAGGTTTTATTGTAATTGTTTTCATCTTATCCGGTTTCTTCTGCAGGGTCCGAACCTCACTTTCCTGTGTCTGATTTCCAAAGTATGAAGTCATTTGCATCGTATATGAATAATCCTGGATGTTGGCTTCTTTTTCCTGCATCTGTTTTGCGATTTCTTCTGCACTGAGATCCCCGGTACAGCCCGATATAAAAAGAATCGGAACAAGCAGGGCCAGTAATGTAAGTGTTGTGAGTGTTTTCCTGTTTGTCATTTTCTTCACCGTTCTATTTCCCGGATTTTTTCCGAACTCTCCGGTTTCTATCGTTACCCCTTCCGGGACCTGAGTTCTCTTTCCAGGATGTTCTCTTAAAAAAATAAATTAAAGTGTGCATGAATGAGTTCAAGTGTGCTATACATGAGTAATTTTTTGATATGGAAGGAATACAAGTAAACATCTAAATGTTGACTACTTATAACTTTCTCTTTTCGGAATTTTTTTGGAGCTTCTTTATGAATATTTTCTTCAGATGGAGGGGATCATGAAGTTTTCTCAGGAATTGTTTGATGATCTGGCCATAAAAGATATATGTAAGAAGGATAAAATTAGTTCCAATATGAGTATTGATGAAATATTATAAAAATAGATATTATAGTAGGATAATAAAAACTAGGAACTGAAGATTAAATGAGGGTCTGATACGAGGACAGAGGATAATTCAGAAAAAAACCTGGAAACTCTGTTTCTTCCGGAAGATTCCCGAAAATTGACGCAGATTCTTTCCAATGATTCGGTTTCTAAATCTTTCTTAGAAAAATAACCATATGTCTGCCTATATTTTTTAAATTTTTCAATTATTAAAAATCGGCAGTTTTTTATTATGTTTCTTAAATCTCTACCTAACTTTTATTCTATTTCCTGGAACGTTGGGACCTGTTTTTTTCAGGAAATGGGATTGAGCCTGCTCATATACAAGTTGAGGTAGAGGTTTTATGAAAAGGGAAGTTTTTACATGGGTTGCGATTCTCGAGATATCGCTGTTATTTTTTGTTTTTCCGGGGTCCGGAGTCCAGGTTGGGGCCAAGGCAGGAATCTCCTCTGAAAGTACGATAGAGAAATACGAATTTGAAGAAATCAATCCAGATGAGATTACCACAGTATGGAACGACTCATATCTCTTCAGCAACAGAGAAACTGCTCAGGAAGAACTTGAGAGGTTGAAGCAGAGTTCTGCGGAGATCAGCGAAACCTTTC
The genomic region above belongs to Methanosarcina horonobensis HB-1 = JCM 15518 and contains:
- the scpB gene encoding SMC-Scp complex subunit ScpB: MSELEIIEAALFAAGRAVSLEKLMKITGKPKKNVSSAVQELMEAYSSRNSGIEILDLGDRYVMQVKPEYSELMRDVAPKELSAPKLRTLSMIAYHQPLLQSDLIEMRGSGAYDHIKDLIERGFVDSVPCGRSRQLSTTPLFADYFGLKKNDPKAIKEKIIDLLKAQGGQSEINLWVGRKTIAVTPMYESLMGMCGIKDYFVANAYCPSKEEISRLLEADVLVVTAGYLDTVKQHCDGEILEVRSTTFEDLVEAISLISEELSDEVDPKVVDETLRKIRETRERYVASALLIERKVKPATDMVSRIVNDLNIRISTDGILVSPDYGTSGEGVNIGKGAKILVPTHRSVEGDLLERVCKKYDSILEGLKNSED
- a CDS encoding TATA-box-binding protein; its protein translation is MSESSIKIENVVASTKLAEEFDLTLIESQFEGAEYNKQKFPGLVYRVSDPKAAFLVFTSGKVVCTGAKNVADVHTVIGNMAKKLNSIGIKTIENPQITVQNIVASADLHTILNLNAIAIGLGLENIEYEPEQFPGLVYRIDEPKVVVLIFSSGKLVVTGGKSPEDCERGVEVVRQQLDNMGLL
- the aglJ gene encoding S-layer glycoprotein N-glycosyltransferase AglJ, whose translation is MNYTDVCILIPTLNEAATIGDLIKDFKKVGFSNILVIDGNSKDGTAQIAELEGARVVLQTGKGKGQAMIQAFELIESPYVIMVDGDGTYLAKEAPSLLEPILVGKADHVIGNRLEKYSPGAFTKLNLVGNRLINLLFDIAYGVQLRDILSGYRAFTLDSIRELELNKTGFEIETEISVECILKKQLVEEVPITYLPRSEKGETKLNPVKDGIRIGSTIYRLAKVHNPMFYFGIIGFVFIMAGLLTGTYVVIEWLDGTTRIPLSVLTALFIIFGLQMFIFGMLSDLIVTLHRQTVSLIQEKNKQREITNREKIIDGEDGK
- the thiC gene encoding phosphomethylpyrimidine synthase ThiC yields the protein MTIVEDAQKGIITEEMKIVAKDEGLDPEFVRRGVAAGRIVIPTSPYRQVKICGIGEGLRTKVNASIGVSSDIVDPEMEVKKAIAAEKAGADTLMELGTGGDFLAIRKKVIDSISLSVGSVPLYQAFIEAARKYGSIVHMTEDELFNATEAQAKLGTNFMAIHTGINNITLDRLKAHGRYGGLCSRGGAFMSSWMLHNEKENPLFANFDYLVEILKEHEVVLSTGNGMRAGAVHDATDRAQIQELIINSEMADRAHKQGLQVIVEGPGHVPLDQIATNVKLMKEMSGHKPFYMLGPLVTDVAPGYDHIVTAIGASVSASYGCDFLCYVTPAEHLALPNLEDVITGVKTSRIAAHVGDMIKYPDRARQWDLDMGRARRELDWEKMYSLAIDPEHARAVRNSRAPEDTDACTMCGNFCALKIVNQNYNLAK
- a CDS encoding DUF4367 domain-containing protein yields the protein MSTKKMLFLLALVILALFASGCTEKEPNAEEIAAQLLEKQNSIEDYSYTMHMTYYIGEKVVENEFKTMYKKPHMMKNFVEKPGEEEETLVLSDGEFRWTYAKGTNTVMKTKIPKTPELTENDYLLLIKTTFNDTNVSLLGTEEVEGRKAYLLEAIPKKTGEQTPEYSMKVWIDKETWMFLGYEMYDSNESSKTLISKVEIRDLKVNTGIPDSEFMFKIPEGATIKTMDLEEIELPEELSLKEAEERVGFEILIPEYLPEGCEFSYATAYNTSETTPEGQAAEKVVLTYKKGEENIVITETVYESQAPDAAIMNTAEDITINGKDGKYLAFENMKILRWKIGDVELSLTASLEKDELLKVAESICKDERKGEKVKP
- a CDS encoding outer membrane lipoprotein-sorting protein: MTNRKTLTTLTLLALLVPILFISGCTGDLSAEEIAKQMQEKEANIQDYSYTMQMTSYFGNQTQESEVRTLQKKPDKMKTITIKPEEEAGTIVVSDGEFIWTYDPKTNTVTKMEMPDTPILGEIDYVGIIDEFLNETDVSLLGMEEIDGRPAYLLETSPKEEEEGFKLADGMKIWVDKETWMPLRYEMYDSDGDLVMELEIHDLEINTGIQDSEFVFEVPEGATVKTVDLDSFKLPEKMTLEEARESAGFEILVPEYLPEGYAFNYSMVSNNSWIAPENQAFETVSLTYENEEGDIISLSETVYETETPEAPIMNSAEEVSINGKEGKYLTLGDMKILNWEIGNIELSLASSLEKDEMLRIAESLRENA